The following coding sequences lie in one Desmodus rotundus isolate HL8 chromosome 1, HLdesRot8A.1, whole genome shotgun sequence genomic window:
- the UPK3B gene encoding uroplakin-3b isoform X2: MGLSQRQPRPWLLLLLGALGWPKPCMNLELVPYTPQITAWDLEGKVTATTFSLEQPRCVLDSHASAASTVWLVVAFSNASRDFQNPTTLAEIPASPQLLTTDGHYMTLPLSLDQLPCEEDPVGGSHIPVLRVGNDPDCLADLHQPSHCNAPLPSPGPYRVKFLLMDARGSPQAETRWSDPIALHQGKSPGSIDTWPGRRHGDMIVITSILSSLASLLLLAFLAASTVRFSSLWWPEEAPEQLRIGSFKGKRYMTHHIPPSEAATLPVGCEPGLDPFPSLSP, from the exons TGAACCTGG AGCTGGTCCCCTACACGCCGCAGATAACCGCCTGGGACCTGGAAGGGAAGGTGACGGCCACCACATTTTCCTTGGAGCAGCCGCGCTGTGTGCTGGACAGTCACGCCAGTGCTGCCAGCACTGTCTGGCTGGTGGTGGCCTTCAGCAATG CCTCCAGGGACTTCCAGAACCCAACGACGCTGGCCGAGATCCCAGCTTCCCCACAGCTGCTGACTACTGATGGCCACTACATGACGCTGCCCTTGTCCCTGGACCAGCTGCCCTGCGAGGAGGATCCCGTGGGTGGCAGCCACATCCCTGTGCTGCGGGTGGGCAATGACCCCGACTGCCTGGCTGACCTCCACCAGCCATCCCACTGCaatgcccccctccccagccccggaCCTTATAG GGTGAAGTTCCTCCTGATGGACGCCAGGGGCTCACCCCAGGCGGAGACCAGGTGGTCCGACCCCATCGCTCTCCACCAAG GGAAGTCCCCGGGCTCCATCGACACGTGGCCAGGACGGCGACATGGTGACATGATTGTCATCACCTCCATCCTCTCCTCTCTGGCCAGCCTGCTGCTCCTGGCCTTCCTGGCAGCCTCCACTGTGCGCTT CTCCAGCCTGTGGTGGCCCGAGGAAGCCCCTGAGCAGCTTCGGATTGGCTCCTTCAAGGGCAAGCGCTACATGACCCACCACATCCCGCCCAGCGAAGCTGCCACCCTGCCCGTGGGCTGCGAGCCTGGCCtggaccccttccccagcctcagcccctaG
- the UPK3B gene encoding uroplakin-3b isoform X1, whose protein sequence is MGLSQRQPRPWLLLLLGALGWPKPCMNLGGAAPRTLTPISMAAELVPYTPQITAWDLEGKVTATTFSLEQPRCVLDSHASAASTVWLVVAFSNASRDFQNPTTLAEIPASPQLLTTDGHYMTLPLSLDQLPCEEDPVGGSHIPVLRVGNDPDCLADLHQPSHCNAPLPSPGPYRVKFLLMDARGSPQAETRWSDPIALHQGKSPGSIDTWPGRRHGDMIVITSILSSLASLLLLAFLAASTVRFSSLWWPEEAPEQLRIGSFKGKRYMTHHIPPSEAATLPVGCEPGLDPFPSLSP, encoded by the exons TGAACCTGG GAGGGGCAGCCCCCCGGACCCTCACGCCTATCTCCATGGCCGCAGAGCTGGTCCCCTACACGCCGCAGATAACCGCCTGGGACCTGGAAGGGAAGGTGACGGCCACCACATTTTCCTTGGAGCAGCCGCGCTGTGTGCTGGACAGTCACGCCAGTGCTGCCAGCACTGTCTGGCTGGTGGTGGCCTTCAGCAATG CCTCCAGGGACTTCCAGAACCCAACGACGCTGGCCGAGATCCCAGCTTCCCCACAGCTGCTGACTACTGATGGCCACTACATGACGCTGCCCTTGTCCCTGGACCAGCTGCCCTGCGAGGAGGATCCCGTGGGTGGCAGCCACATCCCTGTGCTGCGGGTGGGCAATGACCCCGACTGCCTGGCTGACCTCCACCAGCCATCCCACTGCaatgcccccctccccagccccggaCCTTATAG GGTGAAGTTCCTCCTGATGGACGCCAGGGGCTCACCCCAGGCGGAGACCAGGTGGTCCGACCCCATCGCTCTCCACCAAG GGAAGTCCCCGGGCTCCATCGACACGTGGCCAGGACGGCGACATGGTGACATGATTGTCATCACCTCCATCCTCTCCTCTCTGGCCAGCCTGCTGCTCCTGGCCTTCCTGGCAGCCTCCACTGTGCGCTT CTCCAGCCTGTGGTGGCCCGAGGAAGCCCCTGAGCAGCTTCGGATTGGCTCCTTCAAGGGCAAGCGCTACATGACCCACCACATCCCGCCCAGCGAAGCTGCCACCCTGCCCGTGGGCTGCGAGCCTGGCCtggaccccttccccagcctcagcccctaG
- the UPK3BL2 gene encoding uroplakin-3b-like protein 2, whose translation MGPAHSALKPVRPVVEEEGALGRGSKRCEKQPPPARPRLRSSGALDAADRPSDKQWLLGLAMGLGGGRSGPWMPPALLLICLRLGTGLEHISYVPQLPRTSLAGALTQSTFTLEQPRGEFSHLNISDFDPIWLVVAHSNAFRNFTAPQRVEDTPVPADFPQRGYYLTLMANRALYPRSQLGNQLRVLRVGNDTSCLPTTRGCNHPLPGPGPYRVKFLVMSDKGPVAETEWSGDTRLLQAEALQAVPGPQSAGAVVIIAILSILLTVLLAALLALLIYTCYDTCGSTSISGRGESMCMRRYKPHHLFSPPPAVRSS comes from the exons ATGGGGCCAGCACATTCTGCCCTAAAACCTGTCCGACCAGTTGTTGAGGAGGAGGGGGCACTTGGGAGGGGCAGCAAGAGGTGCGAGAAGCAGCCTCCCCCAGCCCGGCCCAGACTGAGGAGCTCTGGGGCTCTGGACGCTGCAGACAGACCCTCCGACAAACAGTGGCTGCTTGGCCTGGCCATGGGGCTCGGTGGGGGACGGTCTGGGCCGTGGATGCCACCTGCGCTGCTGCTGATCTGCCTGCGGTTGGGAACAGGCCTGG AGCACATCAGCTATGTGCCCCAGCTTCCAAGGACCTCTCTGGCGGGGGCCCTCACGCAGTCCACCTTCACGCTGGAGCAGCCGCGGGGCGAGTTCAGCCACCTCAACATCTCCGACTTTGACCCCATCTGGCTGGTGGTGGCCCATAGCAATG CCTTCCGGAACTTCACTgccccacagagggtggaggaCACCCCAGTCCCTGCTGACTTCCCCCAGAGGGGCTACTACCTCACACTGATGGCCAACCGGGCACTCTATCCGCGTAGTCAGCTTGGCAACCAGCTCCGGGTCCTCCGTGTTGGCAATGACACCAGCTGCTTACCAACCACGAGGGGCTGCAACCACCCCCTGCCCGGCCCAGGCCCCTACCG AGTAAAGTTCCTGGTGATGAGTGACAAAGGACCTGTGGCTGAGACAGAGTGGTCCGGTGACACCCGTCTGCTGCAAG CTGAGGCACTCCAGGCTGTCCCAGGGCCCCAGAGCGCAGGTGCAGTGGTCATCATTGCCATCCTGTCCATCCTGCTGACTGTCCTCCTGGCCGCCCTCCTTGCCCTGCTCATCTACACCTG CTATGACACCTGTGGGAGCACCTCCATTTCGGGACGAGGGGAGTCAATGTGCATGAGAAGATATAAACCCCACCACCTGTTCAGCCCTCCTCCAGCTGTGCGGAGCTCCTGA